From Panicum hallii strain FIL2 chromosome 2, PHallii_v3.1, whole genome shotgun sequence, a single genomic window includes:
- the LOC112879343 gene encoding 60S acidic ribosomal protein P2A — MKFVAAYLLAVLAGNPSPSAEDLSAILESVGCEIDNEKMELLLSQLSGKDITELIAAGREKFASVPCGGGGVAVAAAAPAAGGAAPAAEAKKEEKVEEKEESDDDMGFSLFD; from the exons ATGAAGTTTGTTGCTGCCTATCTGCTTGCTGTCCTCGCTGGCAACCCCAGCCCCTCTGCCGAGGATCTGTCGGCCATTCTGGAATCTG TTGGCTGTGAAATCGACAATGAAAAGATGGAGCTCCTGCTGTCCCAACTGAGCGGCAAAGACATTACTGAGCTCATTGCTGCGGGCAGGGAGAAGTTTGCTTCCGTCCCAtgcggtggtggcggtgtgGCTGTTGCGGCAGCTGCCCCTGCTGCTGGTGGAGCTGCCCCTGCAGCTGAGgcgaagaaagaagagaagGTGGAGGAGAAGGAAGAAAGTGATGAT GACATGGGCTTCAGCCTCTTCGACTAA
- the LOC112880106 gene encoding uncharacterized protein LOC112880106 has protein sequence MLTVRVMVKMLILIVKVKEMTGDCFWVRVYKLYNKQRGDLNKRCRCGLQSRYDKIKQTCSKFSKYWCEAQHKNVSGWSDNDKASHAIAEYHKWEKKPFRLMHCWDILKFEPKWMDVRHYKGTPGIVDVEVPNPGEPADEPSVSAGKCPPGWDTTKAAKRRGSSSSSSSTDIGNAFQTLQLILQEKNDVMKEEARANREALEKKQEQLEKKTREIVCNRGRKGGYGTKEA, from the exons ATGTTGACAGTGAGGGTGATGGTGAAGATGTTGATTTTGATAGTGAAGGTGAAGGAGATG ACAGGAGATTGCTTCTGGGTCCGTGTTTACAAACTATACAACAAGCAGCGTGGTGATCTTAACAAGCGATGTCGGTGCGGGTTGCAGAGCAGATATGATAAGATCAAGCAAACATGCTCCAAATTCTCTAAATACTGGTGCGAGGCCCAGCATAAGAACGTCAGTGGGTGGTCTGACAATGACAAG GCGTCTCATGCTATAGCAGAGTACCACAAGTGGGAGAAAAAGCCTTTCAGGCTGATGCACTGCTGGGACATCCTAAAGTTTGAACCGAAGTGGATGGATGTGCGGCATTACAAAGGAACTCCTGGAATTGTCGACGTCGAGGTGCCTAATCCTGGCGAACCAGCAGATGAGCCCTCTGTTAGTGCTGGAAAATGCCCACCTGGATGGGATACAACCAAGGCTGCAAAAAGGAGAGGCTCCtcatcgtcatcttcttccACTGATATCGGTAATGCCTTCCAGACTCTACAGCTCATTCTGCAGGAGAAGAACGACGTGATGAAGGAAGAAGCAAGGGCAAACCGAGAAGCTCTGGAAAAGAAACAAGAGCAGCTGGAGAAAAAAACAAGAGAGATTGTTTGCAATAGAGGAAGAAAAGGTGGCTATGGAACGAAGGAGGCTTGA